GACTAATCAAGAAATTAAGTGGCAGAACAAatgataataaaaagaaaattgttAAATACAGCCCTATATACAGCATGCGCATCTGATATTTTTCCTTAATGGTGTACTTACATGGGTAACAACGTTCTGCTGATTATTTGACAGTATAACTTTATCTAAAGAGACAGATCTGGATTGTATTTTTAGGTTTTGCCAAACTGCACCTGAAAGTTATTGCCAAAAAGGGTTAAAAAGAGTTGGTGGCAGTGTGTAATGATCAGGCAGGATGAAACACGCATTATAAGTTGCATCAAATGGTTGTCAAGGACTACATGCAAACCAAAGAGCAGAACTCAAATAGAAAACCTTTCAATCTAACTCCTCTCTGACCCTTGACTGCCTGATGCGTGATATGATTCTCAACggctgaaatgaaaatgaaagcaTGGGCAACTCTGTTCACTAGAGTTCAAGCCGATCAGTCTCTGGTTGACCTGTATCACTTAAAAAGGGAAAGGGCACTAATAAAATAGATCTAACCATCACATTTGTATTTGCAAtcccaaaacctttttttttgtcatcctTGGTTGGGCTACCGGCTGCGTGAAATATGAGTGCGTAGTACAACGAGACTAACATCAGAAGTAAGAGCCTGTCTTTTGTGGGATAAGAAACATCTGGACAATGCTCCTGGTGAAGTCCTCTACCAGTCAAGCACTCTGACCCATGAAGACAACAGATCTCCTTATAATGGAAGAGATGCACCATTGGAAGCTTTCAGAAGATGAGAGGAAAAGTCCTCTGCTTACTGGGAATATAATGGTTTGTGTGGACTGGGAGGACAGGCCATGGATGGGTAGAAAGAAGAAAGGGGAAGGAAGTGCTAAGAGCAAGCACAGTCCATTTATGTCCAGCCAGCTGGCAGCCAGTATCGAAGGCCTCGGTCCTCAGAGTAGGCTACAGCGGAAGAAGCTTGTCTTTTTCTGAGGCTCTGAGATCTTGACTCCGTGACTGCTCCCCTGCGGCATGTTGCCCTCCtgcaaaatgacaaataaacaaGTCACTGCTGTCATGTAGAACGGCTGGCTCAGTGGCTGCTCTCATATGTTTCATCAACTTTCTTAACAGAAATCCTCATGTACTAGTAGCAACCAGAGGCACACTGCTATTGCTAGTGAAACAATGTTTTACATAAAGTATCTAAGAGCTGCTGAAAAGTAAGTATCACATTTATCAGTTTCTCACATTGCAAACAATTATATTATCAAAGAGTTCTTCTCACCAATTTTGTGTCCATTTTTGATTTGATGTCTCTGGCGAGTGTCAAAAATGCCTGTAAAccagaagaaaaacacattgtCACAATGATGACGTATGATCTGTTAAGCATATTAGAACTCAAGGAAGAATGGCTACTTGCATTTTCCACGTTGATGTTGGCCTTTGCACTGGTCTCCATGAATTTTATCCCATACTCTAATGCGAGCTGAAAGTAAATcagagaaaattacatcacCTTACATTTTTACCAATTCTGTcgacatgtttaaaaaaaagaattaaactaATGTAATGTTGCACCAATGTTATAATTTACTATCAAATATAACCCGATGACAATGTCATATTTTAACTTCAAGTTTCTCACCTTCTCTCCCCTGTCTTTGGACACCTGCCTCTTGTCATTGATGTCACACTTGTTGCCAAGGACCATCTTCTCAACATCAGATGATGCATGcttgaatttaatttaatttgagaAATTAAATACAAAGCTCTACATGTTGCCATTTGGATATTTTAAGAAGTAGCAAGCACATAAAAAgagggtatatatatatatatatatatatatatatatatatatatatatatatatatatatatatatatatatatatatatatatgtatatgagcCAGTAAATACCTCCTCTATGTTCCTTATCCAGTTCTTGATATTCTCAAAAGACTTCTCGTTGGTGATGTCGTAGACAAGCATGATGCCCTGTAAAGAACCAAATGTGTTCAGATTAACAGAGCACATCAGCTGTAGCTTCCTAGGAAAGTGGATTTATGTTACATTTTTCTGACAACAGGTGAAGATACGCACCATTGCTCCTCTGTAGTAGGCTGTTGTGATTGTTCGGAAGCGCTCCTGTCCAGCTGTAtccctaaaaaaataaaaataaataaacacccGAATCGTGACATCTCAGAAATGTAACAATAAATATGAAATGCCAACGCTTTTAAGGTCAATATTTGGATAAATTATGTGGGAAAGTTTCCATCAATATCTTACTGCAGCTAAGCACGGGAGCTATGTATTAAGGTTAGTTTATCTTAAATGGACCTTttatccaacacacacacacacacacacacacacacacacacacacacacgtgtgttttCAATGTAAAGGTTGGCATTACATTGAATTTATTTTGCTATAAACCCATGATTTGGTACCTGCTACAATAAATTCGGTTACAATTACAATTAAAAACGTGTACATTCGATTTTAAAACAACTGAACGACTTTTAGGGCCGATAATTCACATTTGAAGCCAAATATTGACAAAACACTGCGTCACACGCCCTGCATTAAAGGAATTAAAGTATGGTAAACTTACCATATCTGTAACTTTATCTTCTTGCCGTCAAGCTCTATTGTCCTGATCTTGAAATCAATGCCTGGAGGGATAAGGAAGGATCATGCATGTCAATCATtacgttagcttgctagcttactgTACCTGTCAAACATTGGTCGACATTGTTGGGTTACAACCAAAGGACACTTGTGGACTGGAAACAAACGGGGGCTCAGCTTCAAGTCATAGCATAGGGCAGTAATATGTGCATGAAAGAACAACTTATCATCTTAAATTGACCAGCTACAGCGTGCTACATATCAGGTTTCCGGTCTCTAGACCAGAATGTAGACGGCACCTAACGGTAATGGCTTACGCTAACCGCAAAGGAGCCACCCGGCATgaatatagctagctagctaatacaCCACAAACATTTCTGTTCATACATTAGCCTCATAGAAAACACAAGGGTAACAGTCCCCTTGGCATCTCGTATTAACGAGTTAGTTATATTTATGACATCCAAAAGACTAACACACTATAAATGACAAAGACAAACTACTTCCAGTCGTAAACGTAGCATGAGCAGCATTGCAGCAAGTAGACCGAGCCTCTGCGACAGACCATTGTCGTATgtaaacagacagaaagacacagttAACATCACCAACACCGTACCTATAGTTGAGATAAACGTTGAGTTGAAGGCGTCTTCTGAAAACCTGAAGAGCACACAGGTCTTCCCGACACCAGAGTCGCCGATTAACAGTAATTTAAACAAATAGTCGTATGTCTTCGCCATACTTGATATTATTGCGGAAATCCCGCCCGGCGAAGCAGCGATCTGAATATGCTTaagtgtcgccccctgctggcttGGAATTCACCAGCCGTTTATATCTAACTGAGACCAGTGGGCGTTTAattcatagacagttaaaggcTGCATGGACCGTGGTCTGCACAGCGAAGTGCTTCATTCACATGCTCCTCGGATGGTCCCTTTTCCCGAGTTGGGAAGTCGTTCTTCCAAGTACATCTCTCTTCCGACTTTGGTGTGTTCATGATGTACGCTACAAAGAAGATGTGATGTATTTTATTACTCAGAGCGAACAACACGTTGatagctgtttccagtatttatttacagtttgaagCTTTAGCCTATTAGTCTAGTCATTTGGTCCCATACTTGTTGCTGCACCAGTAACGTTACATTCCCAGGGTTAATGCTAATCTAGGTCACTCTACGTGACGTGTACTGTTACAACCTAATACCGTATTACTAATACGTGTGAGCAAAAAGTGATATGCCTTACGTGAATTAATAAAAAGTTACAATCAACCCAACATTTACTTTCGTTTGACATGTCACTGCATAAGATGACGCCTTCATATTAGTATACAGTCGTATAGCAAACATTTCGCCGACTTTAAACCTAGTTGTTCCGATTTGAGGGGCATTCACGTGAATTTTCCCACTCAGGAACTTATTTTTCACATCACATCAATGCAGCATAATTATGTACATTATGAAATATTACTAGTGTCCTTCTCTTTCTGGACTGTTGATTCCTTCATGCAACCGAGACCATCAGACAGAAATGTCTTGACTTTTCCTCTTTCAAGGTTAAAGTTGCCTGATGGCTTTGGAAAAACCTGCCTGAGAAAGAACACTCATCTTTTTCTTAAGGTATCGTACAACTTTTCTAATACATTATGGCTCTAACCTTCTTTATCTTTATCTGTTTCattgtttgtaggagtttcttTACATCCTCTTGAGCACTGAAGGTTGAATCCAGTAAACCAGTTTGAATGCTGAGTTTAATCACAGCTCACAAAGGAAGCTGCTGCTGGATGAGTCAAGTTAAAGCGAGCTCTTCCTCTGTTTGAGTTGAGCAGGATGTTAATCAGCCTCAGACAAGAAATCACTGGCATGTGCCAAGAAATCCTCATTGGAAATCCCATCTGAAGAAGAAAGTCACACATTGTGTTGTTCCAGTAAAGTTGTTTATAGACAATAATCATGAGTTTATTcagtagtcagtgttttttGAATGCATAATCTAACCTGTGCTGGTTATCAAAGATTCTGGTCATTTGTGAAATCAAAATTCCTACCTGAAAAACACCTCTGTTTCATATTGCCTGAATGTTTTTCTCACAATAGAAATGAGATTTACTTCTATTGTCATTCTTGATTAGTTTGGAGACAGAGGGACCTCAGGGCTACGGATTCATTACCTGCACTTAGTGTTTAGTGTTGAtgggagaagggggggggggggggttactcTACCTAAGATGCTATCAGATGACGAAGTATTTACCTCCATTGGTGTTTTCTGTAATTAAAGAGTTCACCTTTACAAAATGCTGTGACCACTAATCACTTCAACTGTGTCCCCGGTGGCCTTTCATGACTTCCATTCTAGTCTACAATTTTAAGGTACTTGGGACTTGAATATCGTAATTTATGCTACTTTTCAGAGGTAGTCTATAGCCTATATTGGGCTTTTACTTACATTTATTATGCAGCTATAGTTAGTAGTTACTGTGCAGACTAAGATTTTATTTGCAAAACATTATGTTCAAATTATAAAATATGATTCAATAACAagattaaaatgctgcttacatgaTAATGCACATATTACTAATCCAATTATACAGTAACACTACTTAGTTGCTATGGTTTAGTACTTATGACTCCTCAATTCCCTTTCACATGTGCTTTTTCCGTGAAACAGaaaccaaaagaaaaagaattgtCAATCATAATAGTACTTTCTCATTTAGTTAACTTACACTATTAGTCCACAAAAAGTCTTAACTGGTGGCTAACGTACTACTTTTTGAGGAAACCAATCTAACATTTAATTTAACATTACCTTATGTGATTCACGGTCATAGCAGAGCACACAGAAAAAGCACTGCATGTTAGCACATGTAAATTGAAGGGTGAGCTTTTTCTGCTGTTGCCGTTAATGACTATGTTGAAAATGCCTCaaggacacacaaacatatgcaACACTATGCATAAACACACTCAACATAACACATAAAGCTC
This Sander lucioperca isolate FBNREF2018 chromosome 9, SLUC_FBN_1.2, whole genome shotgun sequence DNA region includes the following protein-coding sequences:
- the LOC116045892 gene encoding ras-related protein Rab-8A-like, which encodes MAKTYDYLFKLLLIGDSGVGKTCVLFRFSEDAFNSTFISTIGIDFKIRTIELDGKKIKLQIWDTAGQERFRTITTAYYRGAMGIMLVYDITNEKSFENIKNWIRNIEEHASSDVEKMVLGNKCDINDKRQVSKDRGEKLALEYGIKFMETSAKANINVENAFLTLARDIKSKMDTKLEGNMPQGSSHGVKISEPQKKTSFFRCSLL